One part of the Parabacteroides distasonis ATCC 8503 genome encodes these proteins:
- a CDS encoding Ig-like domain-containing protein: MKKSILAIFLAVIAMAQVHAQDSDLRSAPDLPTFKVTLNYSSANTDQGTITSTVATGSKVAYNSKPVFTITAKPGYVLSDITMNTATIGTLPSGTFQNDNTTTYSYTSTALTGSTEIKAVFKAKEQVTVTISPEYATLDEIRAKVNLPKVTFDPVITGYKVQYREDGSAALTDELPEKAGLYYVVVTKSETDTQVAINKEILFKVQPSHTLSYSFEEAQGSVTASMDGSIIASGDEIVYNKPAVLKITSKPGYVLSRLTVDNNEVTLPKGTFNSSTNETSYVDYTTSALTASTVIDVRFAAKKTVSVTANPLSATKDEVLAGKNLPVITFTPNTIAGQKVQYKNASGALSDKLPAADGVYTIVATSPETAEYAALKDENMKFTVSKANVLNYNVETAGQGTVTAKMGSTDMASGSEIINGQPAVFTIIANPGFLLNKIVVNGTAVSALPKGALNKDNTISYTYTTASLTASTTLSVGFAAKKTISVSVTGSSATKDEIVAGKNLPVIKFTPEIAGQAVRYRAADGSETSTLPQIVGAYKIVLFSPETMEYAALEDSSKTFTIRNANTLAYAVDGGQGTVTAKMNNKDIMSGGEIAYGKSVIFSIVSNANYRLGAIKQASSDVDISKIKGTYANGNTSYTYTTPNLMSGDSYTFAFVSKDTVRFVANNLVQTVGSIKPVTVTSAVGDIKIEYQLSGTAWVTTLPSTLAVGSYKARLSRAEDLTYRSLSDTVTLVVESKKEVESLVLPTPGRIEEGQALSACTLIDGTSSGSFIWKTPNEIASPDKKKYDLIFEPNDPVLYAAKDTFITLNVIPVYSMNVTAGNFGTVILEGRTANDKYARGSVLKATAVADKNYRFAGWSDGNTSATRELQANTNLDIVARFDSIVYGVTFTNPMNGSLKVFANGVEVKNGAEFLQGTLLTITATPDPGYMVQSVKVNGALVNNGSYTLIQAADISADFLQKEPDKHLVKVGELKNGSVNLIEVDTKAPVTPGEAISEGVKVKVIGNADYGYELASVKVEGANYNEADGSFMVGTGDVTVNASFQLVKYQITSALNIPNAGKVVLKDKAGKEVASGSKVPYMTQLTASVETETGYRFMNMMVNSSEIKDGDVFTVSGPMVVTANYVEKKDLASLIDKTTQTVVYNKQYRNFEVKITGYSGLDFKVAYSRSGVEMTENPKSAGTYKVRITRGEDDLFKAVDVTAELIIKKAGMALLKEPTIEGEDYSKIDAKLTQDFEDVEWNPSTQKSALRANVTGSPTKDQVNILRFTPLDKSNYESVDYSMPVGEVKTFSLSASNTEVTNGGLVIRDYSKIPENTVLKLRAVAPSENQRFDSWSDNVSSADRKNPEITVTLAADATYTPNFVDKPKIAANPFDLEFVYDGSVRLVELKDILSGSYPTDVNIKYSNTDGSVATPLNAGTYLVTVTRTGDENWRSFEATKKLVIKKAKVVEVVAPTASTITEGQSLSEFLLSGGVAKGADGTTISGKFEWADASAILKPGDSQKKEVIFTSYDPNYEDATTNAEVTVKSSDALVVTFAQPENGSLKVYMLKGEGEKTEITSGTAVAKATKLTIETEANPDYELAVIQIGEEKYTTSPVEIEVDKSLAIIAEFKPVSTPPGTDVAVTGVSLNITSKALAVGESFALQEKVTPNNATMKTVSWSSSDETVATVDADGVVTALKIGTCKITVATDDGNKTASCVVTVSGTVGIEQIIDDHQIYCERGAITVHPARPISIRIIAVTGVSLYGDSIIGPTRIPVSTGIYLIEINENGKHITVKVNVR; this comes from the coding sequence ATGAAAAAGAGTATATTAGCGATATTCCTTGCTGTCATTGCGATGGCACAGGTACATGCGCAAGATTCAGATTTACGTTCCGCCCCGGATCTTCCGACGTTCAAGGTGACATTGAATTATAGCTCGGCGAATACGGATCAAGGAACCATAACCAGTACGGTAGCCACAGGTTCCAAGGTGGCATATAATAGTAAACCCGTTTTCACGATCACGGCGAAGCCCGGATATGTCCTGTCGGATATAACGATGAATACGGCTACTATTGGCACGTTGCCGAGCGGTACTTTTCAAAATGATAATACGACCACTTATTCCTATACTTCCACCGCTTTAACCGGTAGTACGGAAATCAAGGCGGTGTTCAAGGCGAAAGAGCAGGTGACGGTCACGATCTCTCCTGAGTATGCCACCTTGGATGAGATAAGGGCGAAGGTGAATTTGCCCAAGGTTACTTTTGACCCGGTTATTACGGGGTATAAAGTACAATACAGGGAGGATGGCTCTGCTGCTTTGACGGATGAGCTACCCGAAAAGGCTGGACTTTATTATGTTGTCGTAACCAAGTCGGAGACTGATACGCAAGTCGCCATAAACAAGGAGATTCTATTCAAGGTACAACCGTCCCATACGCTTTCCTACTCGTTTGAGGAGGCGCAAGGATCTGTAACCGCTTCTATGGATGGCTCCATTATCGCCAGTGGTGATGAGATCGTTTATAATAAGCCAGCCGTATTGAAGATTACCTCCAAGCCCGGTTATGTGTTGAGCAGACTTACCGTAGATAATAATGAGGTGACTTTGCCGAAAGGAACTTTTAATTCTTCTACGAATGAGACTTCCTATGTGGATTATACGACATCGGCGTTGACCGCTTCTACGGTTATTGACGTGCGATTTGCCGCGAAGAAAACCGTATCTGTAACAGCCAATCCATTATCTGCCACGAAGGATGAGGTTTTGGCTGGTAAGAATCTTCCGGTTATCACATTTACCCCCAATACGATAGCGGGGCAGAAGGTTCAATATAAGAACGCTTCCGGAGCTTTATCCGATAAACTTCCTGCGGCGGATGGTGTTTACACGATCGTCGCGACCAGTCCCGAGACTGCGGAATATGCCGCCTTGAAGGATGAGAACATGAAGTTCACGGTATCTAAAGCGAATGTATTAAATTATAACGTGGAAACGGCCGGACAAGGTACGGTTACCGCCAAGATGGGCTCTACGGACATGGCAAGCGGTAGCGAGATCATTAACGGCCAACCTGCCGTATTTACAATTATCGCTAACCCCGGATTTCTATTGAATAAGATTGTTGTGAATGGAACTGCGGTATCAGCCTTGCCAAAAGGCGCGCTTAATAAGGATAACACCATCTCTTATACCTATACGACCGCCTCGTTAACCGCCTCTACGACCTTATCGGTAGGTTTCGCCGCGAAGAAAACGATTTCCGTGAGTGTAACAGGTTCTTCGGCGACAAAAGACGAGATCGTGGCCGGGAAGAATTTGCCGGTTATTAAGTTTACGCCGGAAATAGCGGGACAAGCGGTTCGATATCGTGCGGCCGATGGTTCGGAGACTTCCACATTACCGCAGATAGTCGGAGCTTATAAGATCGTCTTATTTAGTCCGGAGACCATGGAGTATGCCGCGTTAGAGGATTCCTCTAAAACGTTTACGATCCGTAATGCCAATACCTTGGCTTACGCTGTCGATGGTGGACAGGGTACGGTTACCGCCAAGATGAACAACAAGGACATCATGAGCGGTGGTGAGATCGCTTACGGTAAGTCCGTCATTTTCTCGATCGTATCGAATGCCAACTATAGGCTAGGGGCTATTAAGCAAGCCTCTTCGGACGTGGATATCTCGAAGATCAAGGGAACGTATGCTAATGGAAATACCTCTTACACGTACACGACTCCTAATCTGATGAGTGGCGATAGCTATACCTTTGCGTTCGTCTCCAAGGATACGGTGAGGTTCGTGGCTAACAACCTTGTCCAGACGGTCGGCTCCATCAAGCCGGTCACGGTAACAAGCGCTGTCGGGGACATCAAGATCGAATATCAATTGAGCGGTACGGCTTGGGTTACGACATTGCCTTCCACGCTGGCTGTGGGTTCTTATAAGGCTCGTTTGAGCCGTGCGGAGGACTTGACATACCGTAGCCTCTCTGATACGGTTACGTTAGTGGTGGAGAGCAAGAAAGAGGTGGAGAGTTTGGTGTTACCTACTCCGGGTCGTATTGAGGAAGGACAGGCTTTATCGGCGTGTACCTTGATCGATGGAACTTCTTCCGGATCATTTATCTGGAAAACTCCGAACGAGATCGCTTCTCCGGATAAGAAAAAGTACGACTTGATATTCGAACCGAATGATCCTGTTCTCTATGCGGCTAAAGATACGTTTATAACCTTGAACGTAATTCCTGTTTATTCTATGAATGTTACCGCCGGTAATTTCGGTACTGTCATCTTGGAGGGGCGTACCGCAAATGATAAATACGCGAGAGGCTCGGTTTTGAAAGCGACAGCCGTCGCGGATAAGAATTACCGGTTTGCCGGTTGGAGTGATGGGAATACATCGGCTACACGGGAGTTGCAAGCGAATACGAACTTGGATATCGTAGCCCGTTTCGATTCGATCGTTTATGGCGTGACGTTTACGAATCCGATGAATGGTTCCTTGAAGGTCTTCGCGAATGGCGTGGAGGTAAAGAATGGTGCTGAGTTTTTGCAGGGAACCTTATTGACTATCACGGCGACTCCGGATCCGGGCTATATGGTTCAGTCCGTGAAGGTGAACGGGGCTTTGGTGAATAACGGTTCTTATACTTTGATACAAGCCGCTGATATATCGGCCGATTTCCTTCAAAAAGAACCGGATAAACATTTGGTAAAGGTTGGGGAGTTGAAGAATGGTAGCGTGAATCTGATCGAGGTGGATACGAAGGCACCCGTTACTCCCGGTGAGGCTATCTCTGAAGGTGTGAAAGTGAAGGTGATAGGAAATGCGGATTATGGCTATGAGCTGGCATCCGTGAAAGTGGAAGGCGCGAATTATAATGAGGCTGATGGCTCATTTATGGTTGGGACCGGAGATGTTACGGTGAACGCGAGTTTCCAATTGGTGAAATATCAAATAACCTCGGCGTTGAATATCCCCAATGCGGGTAAAGTCGTATTGAAAGATAAGGCCGGTAAAGAGGTGGCTTCTGGTTCTAAGGTTCCTTATATGACTCAACTGACCGCTTCTGTTGAGACGGAAACGGGATATCGTTTTATGAATATGATGGTGAACTCTTCCGAGATCAAGGATGGAGACGTATTCACCGTTTCTGGCCCTATGGTTGTTACCGCTAATTATGTGGAGAAGAAAGATTTGGCTTCGCTGATTGATAAGACGACGCAAACGGTAGTCTATAATAAGCAATACCGGAATTTCGAGGTTAAGATTACGGGCTATTCCGGTTTGGACTTTAAGGTCGCATATTCCCGGAGTGGGGTAGAAATGACAGAGAATCCTAAATCGGCCGGAACTTATAAAGTTCGGATTACCCGTGGCGAGGATGATTTATTTAAAGCCGTGGATGTAACTGCCGAGCTGATTATCAAGAAGGCTGGTATGGCATTGCTGAAAGAACCGACTATAGAAGGGGAGGATTATTCAAAGATTGACGCTAAACTTACTCAAGACTTCGAGGATGTGGAATGGAATCCTTCTACACAAAAATCGGCGCTTCGTGCGAACGTGACTGGAAGCCCGACAAAGGATCAGGTAAATATTCTGCGCTTTACCCCACTTGACAAGAGTAATTATGAATCGGTAGATTATTCAATGCCGGTTGGTGAAGTAAAAACGTTTTCTTTAAGTGCCTCAAATACGGAGGTTACGAATGGAGGCTTGGTTATTCGCGATTATTCTAAAATTCCGGAGAATACGGTTTTAAAGTTGCGAGCGGTAGCTCCTAGCGAGAATCAGCGTTTTGATTCTTGGAGTGATAATGTCTCAAGCGCCGATAGAAAGAACCCAGAGATAACGGTTACTTTGGCGGCTGATGCGACATACACCCCGAATTTTGTGGATAAACCTAAAATAGCGGCGAACCCTTTTGACTTGGAGTTTGTTTATGATGGTTCCGTAAGGCTTGTGGAATTGAAAGACATTTTGAGCGGTAGTTATCCGACAGATGTAAATATTAAATATTCAAATACGGATGGATCGGTTGCTACCCCATTGAACGCAGGTACTTATCTTGTGACTGTAACACGTACCGGGGACGAGAACTGGCGATCTTTCGAGGCAACCAAGAAATTAGTGATAAAGAAAGCGAAGGTCGTAGAGGTAGTAGCTCCTACCGCATCTACGATCACGGAAGGTCAGTCCTTGTCGGAATTCCTATTATCCGGTGGTGTTGCGAAAGGTGCCGATGGAACTACCATATCCGGTAAATTTGAATGGGCTGATGCGTCAGCTATATTGAAACCCGGCGATAGCCAGAAAAAGGAAGTGATCTTCACGTCGTATGATCCGAATTATGAGGATGCGACTACGAATGCGGAGGTTACGGTGAAAAGTTCGGATGCGTTAGTTGTCACGTTCGCTCAACCGGAAAATGGTTCTTTGAAAGTCTATATGTTGAAAGGTGAGGGCGAGAAGACCGAGATAACGAGTGGAACCGCTGTGGCGAAAGCGACTAAGCTAACCATTGAGACAGAAGCCAATCCGGATTATGAATTGGCCGTTATTCAAATAGGCGAAGAGAAGTATACGACTTCGCCTGTAGAGATTGAAGTCGATAAGTCCTTGGCTATTATAGCAGAGTTCAAGCCGGTTTCTACACCTCCGGGAACAGATGTGGCTGTTACGGGAGTTTCTTTGAATATCACGTCCAAGGCATTGGCCGTAGGTGAATCTTTTGCCTTGCAAGAGAAAGTTACCCCTAATAACGCCACTATGAAAACCGTCTCTTGGAGTAGCAGCGACGAGACGGTGGCTACTGTTGACGCGGATGGTGTCGTTACCGCATTGAAGATCGGTACTTGCAAGATTACCGTGGCTACCGATGATGGAAACAAGACGGCGTCTTGTGTGGTAACTGTCTCCGGTACGGTAGGTATCGAGCAAATCATCGACGATCATCAAATCTATTGCGAGCGAGGTGCGATAACCGTTCATCCGGCCCGTCCAATCTCGATCCGTATCATAGCGGTGACTGGAGTTAGCCTGTATGGCGACTCAATTATCGGACCTACCCGCATCCCGGTATCGACAGGAATCTATCTGATAGAGATCAACGAGAATGGCAAGCATATAACAGTGAAAGTAAACGTTCGCTAA
- a CDS encoding SusC/RagA family TonB-linked outer membrane protein, which produces MKSKMRTWNVAMGSLSLLFLCVSPALAIATNPSQENPYTERNDDSVTQQRTRKVTGVVLDANGESIIGANVVVKGTNNGTITDLDGKFSIELSDGETLQVSFIGYNSKDVMVGAGENHIKVQLREDTQKLDEVVVVGYGTQIKRAVTGSVQSIKSEEMADMPVAQISQKMQGKFAGVQINQVSGKPGQGMTMRIRGQASLSGGTTPLYVVDGMPIVGDISTINPDEIESISVLKDASATSLYGSRAANGVVLIQTKTAQSGKKLSVDVYGGIQYVPEKGRPDMMDASEYARFRKEIAEENGLAVDPAYQHPEALGKGTDWYDVLFRPAAIQNYSLSYSNGDGKFKSSTVASYFNQDGVLTNSNYQRFSARANTEYVFSKIVKVGVNLAPSFSINNSPQSDGNWTEDKGSILQGAMLTTPLAPYKNEDGSIPLVASGPGLFDNPNWYNVVRLNKNKTQNTHLIANAFLEVEPVKDLKVKTSINADLTQNKWNSFKPSTSGEIYKAPYQIPEAKESNNLFYTWLWENTATYSKQIKDHSFDLLFGISAQKYHSEYTMVTGTNFPDDKISTFNAAPTITADGNINEWSLLSYIGRINYNYKGKYLLSAAMRRDGSSRFGKNNRWGNFPSVSAGWILSDEEFMKPLEKTISFLKARISYGIVGNDQIGNYTHLATITTTNSNFNNALASGRSISGMGNPNLGWERNKQVDVGLDVGFFNNRLSIMYDYYSKRTDALLFSLEVPISSGFYNIQSNAGKLKFWGHELSVSSKNLTGKLQWTTDLNISYNDNKCLQLGVDDAPIIGNNITQVGERIGQFYGLVWEGVYKNKEEFDKYPKHAQADVGTIRFKDVNGDGKVTQGDDRDIIGNPVPLWIVGMTNSFTYKNFDLSIVVSGGFGFELANMVDQFAGNLDGVFNVYKAVDNRWKSPENPGNGRYGTTKMGTTAPERDWFSSRFLYNGNYLTIKNITLGYQVPLRNRDIIKGLRAYVSFQNVYTFTSYIGANPEVNISNTGTTANSLQQGFDYTTYPVPRTITLGLNVNF; this is translated from the coding sequence ATGAAAAGTAAAATGAGAACTTGGAATGTGGCGATGGGATCATTGTCTTTGCTCTTCCTCTGCGTATCGCCGGCATTGGCTATCGCTACAAATCCATCACAAGAGAACCCGTATACGGAGCGGAACGATGATTCCGTAACTCAACAGAGAACAAGAAAAGTGACAGGTGTCGTGCTTGACGCCAACGGAGAGTCTATCATCGGGGCGAACGTAGTGGTGAAAGGTACCAATAATGGGACAATCACGGATCTAGATGGTAAATTCTCGATCGAATTATCGGATGGTGAAACCCTGCAAGTATCTTTTATCGGCTATAACAGCAAGGACGTTATGGTCGGCGCAGGAGAGAATCATATCAAGGTACAGCTGCGGGAAGACACGCAGAAGCTCGATGAAGTGGTAGTAGTCGGGTACGGAACACAGATCAAGCGGGCGGTAACCGGCTCCGTGCAATCCATCAAGTCGGAAGAGATGGCGGATATGCCCGTAGCCCAGATCTCGCAAAAGATGCAAGGCAAGTTCGCCGGTGTCCAAATCAATCAAGTATCCGGTAAACCCGGACAAGGAATGACCATGCGAATCAGGGGACAAGCGTCACTGTCCGGAGGAACCACGCCCCTTTATGTAGTGGATGGAATGCCTATCGTGGGCGATATCAGCACGATCAATCCAGACGAGATAGAAAGTATCAGTGTGCTAAAAGACGCTTCTGCCACATCACTTTACGGTTCCCGGGCTGCCAATGGAGTCGTATTGATACAGACAAAGACTGCCCAATCAGGGAAAAAACTAAGCGTCGACGTATATGGAGGCATACAATACGTACCCGAGAAAGGGAGGCCGGATATGATGGATGCCTCCGAATACGCACGGTTCAGGAAAGAGATCGCTGAAGAGAACGGATTGGCGGTCGATCCCGCTTACCAGCATCCCGAAGCGCTGGGTAAAGGCACGGATTGGTATGACGTATTATTCCGTCCCGCCGCTATCCAGAATTACAGTTTGTCGTACAGCAACGGAGACGGGAAGTTTAAATCATCCACCGTAGCCAGCTATTTCAACCAAGACGGAGTGTTGACAAACTCTAATTACCAACGGTTCTCCGCACGAGCCAATACTGAATACGTATTCTCGAAGATCGTCAAGGTAGGCGTGAACCTAGCGCCTAGCTTCTCCATCAATAATAGCCCGCAATCGGACGGTAACTGGACGGAAGATAAAGGTTCCATCCTGCAAGGAGCTATGTTGACAACACCTCTCGCACCCTATAAGAATGAGGATGGCAGTATTCCGCTTGTGGCCAGTGGGCCGGGATTGTTCGATAACCCGAACTGGTATAATGTGGTTCGCCTCAACAAGAACAAGACCCAGAACACCCATCTGATCGCAAACGCCTTCTTGGAGGTAGAGCCGGTCAAAGATTTAAAAGTAAAGACCAGCATCAACGCGGACTTGACACAGAATAAATGGAACTCGTTCAAGCCCTCCACCTCTGGAGAGATCTATAAGGCTCCCTATCAGATCCCCGAGGCGAAGGAATCCAATAATCTATTCTACACTTGGCTGTGGGAGAATACCGCCACCTACAGCAAGCAGATAAAAGATCATTCCTTTGATCTCCTGTTCGGCATATCCGCACAAAAATACCATAGCGAATATACGATGGTGACCGGAACGAACTTTCCCGACGATAAAATATCGACATTCAATGCCGCCCCTACCATCACGGCGGATGGAAACATAAACGAATGGTCCCTTTTATCCTATATCGGCCGTATAAACTATAATTACAAAGGAAAGTACCTTTTAAGCGCAGCGATGCGTAGGGATGGTTCCTCCCGTTTCGGTAAGAACAATCGTTGGGGTAATTTTCCATCCGTATCGGCGGGCTGGATACTCTCGGACGAGGAGTTCATGAAACCATTGGAGAAAACGATCTCTTTCCTCAAGGCCCGTATCAGTTACGGTATCGTGGGAAACGACCAGATCGGTAACTATACGCATTTGGCGACGATCACCACCACGAACAGCAACTTCAATAACGCCTTGGCCAGCGGCAGAAGCATCTCGGGAATGGGAAACCCGAATCTGGGCTGGGAAAGGAATAAGCAAGTCGATGTCGGTCTGGATGTCGGTTTCTTCAATAATCGCTTATCCATCATGTACGATTACTATAGCAAGCGAACGGACGCCCTGCTGTTCTCGCTAGAGGTACCGATCTCTTCCGGCTTCTACAACATCCAGTCGAACGCAGGCAAACTGAAGTTCTGGGGACATGAATTAAGCGTATCCTCCAAGAACCTGACAGGCAAATTACAATGGACTACCGACCTGAACATATCTTACAATGACAATAAATGCTTGCAACTGGGTGTAGATGACGCCCCGATCATCGGTAACAACATCACGCAAGTCGGGGAACGGATCGGACAGTTTTACGGCTTAGTATGGGAAGGGGTCTACAAGAACAAGGAAGAATTCGACAAATACCCGAAACACGCACAAGCCGATGTCGGAACCATTCGCTTCAAGGATGTGAACGGGGATGGCAAAGTTACCCAAGGGGATGACCGCGATATCATCGGCAATCCGGTCCCTTTATGGATAGTAGGCATGACAAACTCGTTCACCTACAAGAATTTCGATTTGTCAATTGTCGTATCCGGCGGTTTTGGTTTTGAGTTAGCCAATATGGTAGATCAGTTCGCTGGAAATCTGGATGGTGTGTTCAACGTGTATAAAGCGGTAGACAATCGCTGGAAATCACCGGAGAATCCGGGTAACGGCCGTTATGGAACGACCAAGATGGGTACCACGGCACCAGAACGTGACTGGTTCAGTTCCCGTTTTCTTTATAACGGAAACTACTTGACAATCAAGAATATCACCTTAGGCTACCAAGTTCCGTTAAGAAACCGGGATATCATTAAAGGATTACGAGCTTACGTCAGTTTCCAGAACGTATATACGTTCACTAGCTACATCGGCGCTAATCCCGAGGTGAATATCAGCAATACGGGAACAACGGCGAATAGCTTGCAACAAGGATTCGATTATACCACCTATCCCGTTCCACGGACCATTACGTTGGGTTTAAATGTTAACTTCTAA
- a CDS encoding RagB/SusD family nutrient uptake outer membrane protein, with amino-acid sequence MKTIFNIAISIALGCSCASCSDFLNLTPYSEITAENFYQNEEDFRQAVNGAYEPLRNMYNTEEWNLGEAKSDNTTYIIHIAKSSLDGEDPDQFLETSTNGNVGTKYNNCYVIIGRCNRIISEIDQADFDAEAKSNLKGQALFLRAFCYFNLVQYFGGVPLHTTPSTVYEEAFKPRASVDEVYEQIMKDAQEASDLLPVKSRQEVGRVSKGSAQTLLGNVYMVLKRWAEAEQTLKEVVSSGEYELLADYGSIYSISNKNHKESIFEIQYMQDASLGQQSDFIYRFLPYMTNPSAITGTTPNPCPSNVDHGGFNTPTIDLINAYEKGDKRLDASIGMVEGKLTDSYALDATGVKSIVDYEPAPGITAYPFIKKYFHEHIKPYYTDDNWPVYRYAEVLLFLAEAINEQNRPDEAIHYLNDTFGQASIRGRAGLAPVKSQNVDALREAIYQERRIELAFENKRWTDLLRTGRAVEVMTRHGQKIKANPESYYWPDGVQPVANAYLFNPDKCLLPIPLREIDLNSELKQNPGY; translated from the coding sequence ATGAAAACGATATTCAATATAGCCATAAGCATCGCTTTAGGATGTAGTTGTGCCTCCTGTAGTGATTTCTTGAATCTTACGCCGTATAGCGAGATCACCGCCGAGAACTTCTACCAGAACGAGGAGGATTTCAGGCAAGCCGTAAATGGAGCTTACGAACCTTTACGGAACATGTACAACACGGAAGAGTGGAATCTGGGAGAGGCCAAATCGGATAATACGACGTATATCATCCATATCGCCAAATCATCCTTAGACGGAGAAGATCCGGATCAGTTCCTTGAGACATCCACCAATGGTAATGTCGGTACGAAGTATAATAACTGCTACGTAATCATCGGACGATGTAACCGGATTATCTCAGAAATAGACCAAGCGGATTTTGACGCAGAAGCAAAAAGCAACCTCAAAGGACAAGCTTTGTTCCTTCGGGCATTCTGCTATTTCAACCTAGTACAATACTTTGGCGGCGTACCTCTGCATACGACACCCTCTACCGTGTATGAGGAGGCATTTAAACCCCGTGCGAGCGTAGACGAAGTATATGAGCAAATCATGAAAGACGCACAAGAAGCCAGTGATCTCCTACCTGTAAAATCAAGGCAAGAGGTAGGAAGAGTTTCCAAAGGCTCCGCACAGACCTTATTGGGAAACGTATACATGGTACTAAAACGATGGGCGGAAGCAGAACAAACGCTGAAAGAGGTGGTATCCTCAGGCGAGTATGAGTTATTAGCGGATTACGGCTCCATCTATTCCATCTCGAACAAGAACCATAAGGAATCTATCTTCGAGATCCAATACATGCAAGACGCCTCATTAGGACAACAAAGTGATTTCATATACAGATTCTTGCCCTATATGACGAATCCGTCTGCCATCACGGGAACAACCCCTAATCCTTGTCCTTCCAACGTAGACCATGGTGGGTTTAACACCCCTACGATCGATCTAATCAACGCATACGAAAAGGGAGACAAACGGTTGGACGCATCCATCGGTATGGTGGAAGGTAAGCTCACCGATAGCTACGCCCTCGACGCTACCGGCGTGAAAAGTATAGTTGACTATGAGCCAGCTCCGGGAATAACCGCTTATCCTTTTATCAAAAAATATTTTCATGAGCATATAAAGCCCTATTACACGGATGACAACTGGCCGGTCTACAGGTACGCAGAGGTATTGCTCTTTCTGGCGGAAGCTATCAACGAGCAGAATAGGCCGGACGAGGCTATCCATTATCTGAATGACACCTTCGGGCAAGCAAGTATCCGGGGAAGGGCGGGATTAGCTCCTGTCAAATCCCAGAATGTAGATGCGTTGAGAGAGGCTATCTACCAAGAGAGACGGATCGAGCTGGCATTCGAGAACAAACGCTGGACAGACCTTCTGAGAACGGGACGAGCCGTGGAAGTCATGACACGACATGGACAAAAGATAAAGGCAAATCCCGAATCTTATTATTGGCCCGACGGTGTTCAACCCGTGGCGAACGCTTATCTGTTCAACCCAGATAAATGCTTGTTGCCCATACCTCTGCGAGAAATCGACTTGAACAGCGAGCTTAAACAAAATCCCGGATATTAA